In the genome of Trypanosoma brucei gambiense DAL972 chromosome 11, complete sequence, the window TGTGCACCTATCGTGGAAATTAAATGCTGTGTCGCTGGGAAGGCGTTCAACGTATCCATTTTCCCTGTCGGAactacctcctcctcccgctgTTGTAGCAGCGAACACCAAATACGTGTCTTGTTACATTGTTTGGGACGTGTTCCTGGTGTGTGGAATGCGCCAGTGGTGTTCACTCATCAACCAAAAGATTAGTGTCGTTGTCTGTATCCACAGGAAGCAAGTGTGTTGCGGAAGTTCCGTTTTAAGGGATCCTTGAGTGGATGAAGGTgtggaagaaatggaaagtgCGCACTGCGTGGCTGTTTCGGTGGCGCTGGACATAATGCAGGTTAGTGTCCCTCCAAATCTTACACAGTGCTCATCAGAATCAGAAAATAAGGAGGTTTTCAGTGCACCGTGCGCTGTTGCATCTTCAATACCCGCTTCATATTGGGATACATTCAATAAGATACGTCGGGCCACCATTTTACACTTTGTGCTATAGCATACGTGTGTGCAATCAACTTCGTTGTTCAGTCGAATACGTGGACCCATATATCCCCTCGACAGAAAACACGCAAAGTAGTGTTTACGGCATTTAATGATTTCACTTGACCTAACTTCTTGTAGGATGGTATGCGCGTGTGGTcacgctgctgcttttctttcgtcTCGGAGGCGGTGTGGGAGTCAGGTGACAGGTTGTTGCGGTATACTAGCGTTGCGATATGCATGGTATTGGTTTTATCACAGTTGTGGTAGAGACGCTTTTCTTTGGCGCCGTGGtacgcaaaataaaaaagaaaaaaacattaatATAACCTGATGCGAATGTCTCGGGAAGTTAAGGAACCGTGCGGAAGCGGCGGGGGTGTGGAGCCCAGACTCAAGGGTTGCGTGCACCTGGGCGatttaacattttttttttacaaaactGCTGATGGTCAAGGGAGATTGTAATTGCTGTTAACTCTATGGGAAGGGAGCCGACGGACCAGACGCTAAGTGGTAGGGGATCAATTCGTGACATTGATTATGATATATGAACGCTTTACACAAAAGATGCAAAGGGTGTAATTATATCCCCCTTGGTTGGAAGCGCTTCATTCACTTGTATCCGCTCTCAGAAGccggttacaccatcgggtGTGTGTGCATACTGGCGCACATGCCTCCATTTTGTTCTGTTTGTTGCGACCACCGTCAGCGTAGTAATACATATCACATCTTTTGTTCGCTGCTGTTGCCAAGAGGATATCGGAGGGAAAGTGTGCCACAGAGCACGCGAACTGCTTGCCGTATGTAGTTTTACGTGTGGCGGAATGCTGGGAGAGAGGATACGATGCGccgaaaagggaaaaagtacGCACACTGTGGTGCCCTGAAAGGCTTGAGAAAAGTGGCTGTTACTGTTTATTAGTGAGGCATCATGCTCTCTTGTGTTGTTCGCTTTGAGGATTTGCTTGCGTCCGCTCTCTGGTtttgacgtttttttttcttacgaTCAGGATGTCTGTAACAGCAAGGGCagcaaaggaagagaagtttTAGCGATGCTAATGAACACCCCGCTAAAGAGGGTAGAAGACATACCACCACTTCTTCGTGAACGGCTTACGAAAGCAGAGGAGAGCGGGTGGAAAATTCTTGACCTCTCGGGTTGTAAAGAAACTTTGGATGTCACGGCGCTCACTGAGGTCGGCATGCTGGAACAACTATCCCTGGAGGGTTGCACAAACTTGAGAAGAGGGCTGCGGGAAATATGCAACGGGGAAAGAACGCGCAATCTGAGGACGCTGCACTTAAGCAACCTACCCATGCTTGATGACACATGCATTAAGATATTGGGGGGAACACACCTACGGCTCGAACTGTTCACCTGCGCACACTGTAAAAACGTAACGAACGTTAGGCCCCTAGCGGAAATCAAGGCCCTGAAGAGCCTTTCGCTCGGACACTGCGTGAATATCAAGCATGGTCTGAAGGAAATTTGCGGAGGTCTGACGAATATGAGGGCGCTCTGGATCAACCACATACCGGCTGTCGACGATGCGTGCATTGCGGAGCTCGGCGCAAAAGGCGACGGTTACGAAGGCCATCTGATTTGGTTAATTTGCGATGGATGTCTTGGGATAACGGATGTTACGGCCATTTCGGAGATCAAGACATTAAAGAGACTTTCGCTGACGGGATGCGAGAACATAACGAAGGGGCTAGAGGAGATGTGCGCCAGTGAGAAACTGCAGGGCCTGCAAGACCTATGGGTGAATAACGTGAAGGCGTTCAATGATAAGTGCCTTTTGAATCTGGAGGAAAGCCACAGGAAGGGCGGATGGAAACTGCAGGTGCTCAGCACCAAAGACTGCTGCAGCATAACAGACGTGTCACCCCTGGGGAAGCTGGTAACGTTGAGGGTGCTATGCCTTGACGGGTGCGTGAACATTAAACAAGGTCTGGATCATGTCATACTGTCGCTGGTCGATTTGAGGGAAGCGTACTTGGGAGGCATTGGCATAACCGATAGGCATATTGAGCTACTTGGTcgccacaaaaaaattgaacgattacacctccctttttcaggGAACATTACAGATATTACTCCCTTAACGAATGTCTGGACACTGGAGGCTTTGTGCTTGTGCGGGTGTCTAAAGGCAACAAGGGGATTTGAAAAGTTTTCTACACTCTTCAGACTCAAaaagttgtgtgtgtgtggtgtttaCGTCGATGCGGACACAGTCATGGCCCTAAAGGGTAAAGGAGTGGCTGTGAAGCTGTGGTAGTGCAACGCTACGACTCACGACGTGCTGCCAGACAGGCGCAGCGCCATGTTAGCTGTGATTGTCGTCGCAATGGATAAAATTGGGAAGGTAAAAGAGCAACTGGTGATGACCATTTTAGCGCGGTTGTGCTTGGCAGTATTTCTCCCTATAAAtcccttctttttgattttaGAGCTAAAGGTAGTGGCGGTGGTATTCGCAAATACTTCTGTGTAGTGGCATTCGGGTTGTATGTGTTTTCGAAGACTtgccacacatacacacacacacacacacacacacacacacacacatatatatatatatatatagaaacaGTGGGGGCTGGAAACCACGTGTCGCAGGCGGGCGCGTCACTGACAACATATAACACCTCATGAGGCGGCGAGCATTTGGCTTCGTCCGGGGGCTCAACATTTCGGTTAGAAACGGTATTACATGCAAGAAAATGTGGGCAGccaaaggaggaaatacGCCGGCATGCTTTCTGTCCACGATGTCGTTTTTAAGCCCCGTGATCATGGCCTCTTCAGGTCCGGCAGCCTGATAAGGATAAGCTTTGGAAGGCTTCAGCTGTCGGTCTGCGGCCCGCGCACCACAATTCCCCCCCGCCCGCCTCCGCGGCAGGGGCTGTTTGAGCGAGTAAGCAGAGCGCTCTCAGCACTCCAATCGCAAATGGCTGTGggtttcctttcgtttctctGCCGCACCCCGTACGTAGTGTCTGGTCAAGCTGTTTTCCAAAGGCACCGCTCTTAATGGCACCGAGTGTGCGCGGCACTCCAGGAGTGTGTTCCACTTGATTCCTCCGGTACTGCGGTCGTATTATTGTAATAACGGCGCtaccaaatgaaaaacgacAGCGCCTGTTGTGCTCTGTAAGGCCAACCGCGCCTACCATACGTTAAAGGTTTCGAAGTTGGGTTGCTTAGGCATGGTGTTGCTTTATTCCGCATTTTCCTCACCCTTTCATCACTCATTCCACCCGGGTTTCTCCCGACAATTCGCCTCAAGTTGAGCTTCGCTGCGCTGTGGTCCATTTGCTGCTAGACAAATGTTCCGCCCGCAAACGACCATTCAACACCTGCCGGCGCGTGCCCATCTTTCTAAACGCGGGGTGCCATACAACAACGTGGCGCCTTGCATCCATTCCGGCAACTGGTGGTGGTCCGTATCCCTCCAGTCCCCTCAAGTGTACCAAATTTAAGTGCATTGGTTACAAGT includes:
- a CDS encoding leucine-rich repeat protein (LRRP), putative yields the protein MLMNTPLKRVEDIPPLLRERLTKAEESGWKILDLSGCKETLDVTALTEVGMLEQLSLEGCTNLRRGLREICNGERTRNLRTLHLSNLPMLDDTCIKILGGTHLRLELFTCAHCKNVTNVRPLAEIKALKSLSLGHCVNIKHGLKEICGGLTNMRALWINHIPAVDDACIAELGAKGDGYEGHLIWLICDGCLGITDVTAISEIKTLKRLSLTGCENITKGLEEMCASEKLQGLQDLWVNNVKAFNDKCLLNLEESHRKGGWKLQVLSTKDCCSITDVSPLGKLVTLRVLCLDGCVNIKQGLDHVILSLVDLREAYLGGIGITDRHIELLGRHKKIERLHLPFSGNITDITPLTNVWTLEALCLCGCLKATRGFEKFSTLFRLKKLCVCGVYVDADTVMALKGKGVAVKLW